One genomic segment of Drosophila melanogaster chromosome 3L includes these proteins:
- the CG6479 gene encoding uncharacterized protein, isoform A translates to MNFTRTNCSPLSKNPVVQRSLDLRLQGAQARHYLKWCSINVVLLSLLLFDLWQACRSAYRTYWFLAECTITTLIGLSALACFGKYLWLWFGGDQVTGSDIQKWLLDGKAENSFRTVCSRAVMKPRSYEPDSDIEDDIPIINWHSSFEDSCWGSQSMRRSPSPTRTPQQTKQNTSYNSSMVRNNSLNASNLSNESTYMSPYAEVRRDDFMTDTRKLTSLMKQADRERSMMDSSDTPNVQSMGSANSFWNYCNNAAYMLKTTIYQLSPPPAVSTENAPTSIEEFGGIQFRDSNSEVIKRISTDKLSQYVANLRFWISTTILQRLVKEINYVDDVFRQRALIDIKIGSVSVERLRKTAENQQFVQTCAPMLPMLLPFLDTFSNQEYLVQRIKELAQGSCIADYRWYSGKTHNGQQRDEHLPTDAAIIFHLFCVYLDSQLMPLPQGGGRPFHSRYVLIRDEKSSTKDVVNAVHNKAHCAILSTGNPLNPKFNFISDKELHNCVYDRNNLFYVIIQFLIYMRQHQDSALECVNLGKSGINIMCVIED, encoded by the exons ATGAATTTTACACGGACTAATTG CTCGCCGCTGAGTAAAAACCCAGTGGTGCAGCGCAGCCTGGACTTGCGATTGCAGGGCGCCCAAGCGCGGCATTACCTCAAGTGGTGCTCCATAAATGTGGTGCTGCTGTCGCTACTCCTCTTCGACCTCTGGCAGGCATGTCGGTCCGCCTACAGGACCTACTGGTTCCTGGCGGAGTGCACCATTACGACCCTGATTGGCCTAAGTGCACTCGCCTGCTTCGGCAAGTATTTGTGGTTATGGTTTGGTGGTGACCAAGTTACGGGTAGCGATATCCAAAAGTGGCTGCTTGATGGCAAGGCAG AGAACTCTTTTCGTACAGTTTGCTCCCGAGCCGTGATGAAACCACGCAGCTACGAACCGGATAGCGATATAGAGGACGACATACCCATCATCAACTGGCACTCCTCCTTCGAGGACTCCTGCTGGGGCTCGCAATCCATGCGCCGCAGCCCCAGTCCCACAAGGACGCCGCAGCAGACGAAACAAAACACCTCTTACAACTCCTCGATGGTTCGAAACAACTCGCTGAATGCCAGCAATCTGAGCAACGAGTCTACCTATATGTCCCCGTATGCGGAGGTGCGACGCGATGACTTCATGACCGATACACGAAAGTTGACCAGTCTAATGAAGCAGGCGGATCGGGAGCGCAGCATGATGGACAGCTCGGATACACCCAATGTGCAGAGCATGGGATCGGCCAACTCCTTCTGGAACTACTGCAACAATGCGGCCTATATGCTCAAGACCACCATCTATCAACTATCGCCACCTCCGGCTGTTTCTACGGAAAATGCTCCCACCTCGATTGAGGAGTTTGGCGGTATTCAGTTTAGGGACAGCAATTCGGAGGTCATCAAGCGCATATCCACGGACAAACTGTCGCAATATGTGGCCAACCTAAGATTT TGGATTTCTACGACCATACTTCAGCGTTTGGTCAAAGAGATCAATTATGTGGACGATGTTTTCCGCCAGCGAGCTCTGATTGACATTAAAATTGGATCTGTGAGTGTAGAGAGATTACGCAAAACAGCCGAGAACCAGCAGTTCGTGCAGACGTGTGCGCCCATGTTGCCCATGCTCTTACCTTTCCTGGACACCTTCAGCAACCAGGAATACCTGGTGCAGCGCATCAAGGAGCTTGCGCAGGGCTCTTGCATAGCTGACTACCGCTGGTACTCGGGCAAAACACACAACGGTCAGCAGCGGGACGAGCATTTGCCCACCGATGCAGCT ATaatattccatttattttgCGTGTACTTGGATAGCCAGTTGATGCCGTTGCCGCAGGGCGGCGGACGACCCTTTCACTCCCGCTACGTGTTAATTCGCGACGAGAAGAGCTCGACCAAGGACGTGGTGAACGCAGTTCACAACAAGGCCCACTGCGCCATTTTAAGTACCGGCAACCCACTTAACCCTAAATTTAACTTTATCAGCGACAAAGAACTACACAACTGCGTCTACGATAGGAATAACCTGTTCTACGTTATCATACAGTTCCTAATTTATATGCGACAGCACCAGGACTCTGCTCTGGAGTGCGTAAATCTTGGCAAAAGTGGTATCAACATCATGTGCGTCATCGAAGACTGA
- the CG6479 gene encoding uncharacterized protein, isoform B: MLLSSPLSKNPVVQRSLDLRLQGAQARHYLKWCSINVVLLSLLLFDLWQACRSAYRTYWFLAECTITTLIGLSALACFGKYLWLWFGGDQVTGSDIQKWLLDGKAENSFRTVCSRAVMKPRSYEPDSDIEDDIPIINWHSSFEDSCWGSQSMRRSPSPTRTPQQTKQNTSYNSSMVRNNSLNASNLSNESTYMSPYAEVRRDDFMTDTRKLTSLMKQADRERSMMDSSDTPNVQSMGSANSFWNYCNNAAYMLKTTIYQLSPPPAVSTENAPTSIEEFGGIQFRDSNSEVIKRISTDKLSQYVANLRFWISTTILQRLVKEINYVDDVFRQRALIDIKIGSVSVERLRKTAENQQFVQTCAPMLPMLLPFLDTFSNQEYLVQRIKELAQGSCIADYRWYSGKTHNGQQRDEHLPTDAAIIFHLFCVYLDSQLMPLPQGGGRPFHSRYVLIRDEKSSTKDVVNAVHNKAHCAILSTGNPLNPKFNFISDKELHNCVYDRNNLFYVIIQFLIYMRQHQDSALECVNLGKSGINIMCVIED, from the exons ATGCTCCTCAGCTCGCCGCTGAGTAAAAACCCAGTGGTGCAGCGCAGCCTGGACTTGCGATTGCAGGGCGCCCAAGCGCGGCATTACCTCAAGTGGTGCTCCATAAATGTGGTGCTGCTGTCGCTACTCCTCTTCGACCTCTGGCAGGCATGTCGGTCCGCCTACAGGACCTACTGGTTCCTGGCGGAGTGCACCATTACGACCCTGATTGGCCTAAGTGCACTCGCCTGCTTCGGCAAGTATTTGTGGTTATGGTTTGGTGGTGACCAAGTTACGGGTAGCGATATCCAAAAGTGGCTGCTTGATGGCAAGGCAG AGAACTCTTTTCGTACAGTTTGCTCCCGAGCCGTGATGAAACCACGCAGCTACGAACCGGATAGCGATATAGAGGACGACATACCCATCATCAACTGGCACTCCTCCTTCGAGGACTCCTGCTGGGGCTCGCAATCCATGCGCCGCAGCCCCAGTCCCACAAGGACGCCGCAGCAGACGAAACAAAACACCTCTTACAACTCCTCGATGGTTCGAAACAACTCGCTGAATGCCAGCAATCTGAGCAACGAGTCTACCTATATGTCCCCGTATGCGGAGGTGCGACGCGATGACTTCATGACCGATACACGAAAGTTGACCAGTCTAATGAAGCAGGCGGATCGGGAGCGCAGCATGATGGACAGCTCGGATACACCCAATGTGCAGAGCATGGGATCGGCCAACTCCTTCTGGAACTACTGCAACAATGCGGCCTATATGCTCAAGACCACCATCTATCAACTATCGCCACCTCCGGCTGTTTCTACGGAAAATGCTCCCACCTCGATTGAGGAGTTTGGCGGTATTCAGTTTAGGGACAGCAATTCGGAGGTCATCAAGCGCATATCCACGGACAAACTGTCGCAATATGTGGCCAACCTAAGATTT TGGATTTCTACGACCATACTTCAGCGTTTGGTCAAAGAGATCAATTATGTGGACGATGTTTTCCGCCAGCGAGCTCTGATTGACATTAAAATTGGATCTGTGAGTGTAGAGAGATTACGCAAAACAGCCGAGAACCAGCAGTTCGTGCAGACGTGTGCGCCCATGTTGCCCATGCTCTTACCTTTCCTGGACACCTTCAGCAACCAGGAATACCTGGTGCAGCGCATCAAGGAGCTTGCGCAGGGCTCTTGCATAGCTGACTACCGCTGGTACTCGGGCAAAACACACAACGGTCAGCAGCGGGACGAGCATTTGCCCACCGATGCAGCT ATaatattccatttattttgCGTGTACTTGGATAGCCAGTTGATGCCGTTGCCGCAGGGCGGCGGACGACCCTTTCACTCCCGCTACGTGTTAATTCGCGACGAGAAGAGCTCGACCAAGGACGTGGTGAACGCAGTTCACAACAAGGCCCACTGCGCCATTTTAAGTACCGGCAACCCACTTAACCCTAAATTTAACTTTATCAGCGACAAAGAACTACACAACTGCGTCTACGATAGGAATAACCTGTTCTACGTTATCATACAGTTCCTAATTTATATGCGACAGCACCAGGACTCTGCTCTGGAGTGCGTAAATCTTGGCAAAAGTGGTATCAACATCATGTGCGTCATCGAAGACTGA
- the CG6479 gene encoding uncharacterized protein, isoform C: MNFTRTNCSPLSKNPVVQRSLDLRLQGAQARHYLKWCSINVVLLSLLLFDLWQACRSAYRTYWFLAECTITTLIGLSALACFGKYLWLWFGGDQVTGSDIQKWLLDGKAVCSRAVMKPRSYEPDSDIEDDIPIINWHSSFEDSCWGSQSMRRSPSPTRTPQQTKQNTSYNSSMVRNNSLNASNLSNESTYMSPYAEVRRDDFMTDTRKLTSLMKQADRERSMMDSSDTPNVQSMGSANSFWNYCNNAAYMLKTTIYQLSPPPAVSTENAPTSIEEFGGIQFRDSNSEVIKRISTDKLSQYVANLRFWISTTILQRLVKEINYVDDVFRQRALIDIKIGSVSVERLRKTAENQQFVQTCAPMLPMLLPFLDTFSNQEYLVQRIKELAQGSCIADYRWYSGKTHNGQQRDEHLPTDAAIIFHLFCVYLDSQLMPLPQGGGRPFHSRYVLIRDEKSSTKDVVNAVHNKAHCAILSTGNPLNPKFNFISDKELHNCVYDRNNLFYVIIQFLIYMRQHQDSALECVNLGKSGINIMCVIED; this comes from the exons ATGAATTTTACACGGACTAATTG CTCGCCGCTGAGTAAAAACCCAGTGGTGCAGCGCAGCCTGGACTTGCGATTGCAGGGCGCCCAAGCGCGGCATTACCTCAAGTGGTGCTCCATAAATGTGGTGCTGCTGTCGCTACTCCTCTTCGACCTCTGGCAGGCATGTCGGTCCGCCTACAGGACCTACTGGTTCCTGGCGGAGTGCACCATTACGACCCTGATTGGCCTAAGTGCACTCGCCTGCTTCGGCAAGTATTTGTGGTTATGGTTTGGTGGTGACCAAGTTACGGGTAGCGATATCCAAAAGTGGCTGCTTGATGGCAAGGCAG TTTGCTCCCGAGCCGTGATGAAACCACGCAGCTACGAACCGGATAGCGATATAGAGGACGACATACCCATCATCAACTGGCACTCCTCCTTCGAGGACTCCTGCTGGGGCTCGCAATCCATGCGCCGCAGCCCCAGTCCCACAAGGACGCCGCAGCAGACGAAACAAAACACCTCTTACAACTCCTCGATGGTTCGAAACAACTCGCTGAATGCCAGCAATCTGAGCAACGAGTCTACCTATATGTCCCCGTATGCGGAGGTGCGACGCGATGACTTCATGACCGATACACGAAAGTTGACCAGTCTAATGAAGCAGGCGGATCGGGAGCGCAGCATGATGGACAGCTCGGATACACCCAATGTGCAGAGCATGGGATCGGCCAACTCCTTCTGGAACTACTGCAACAATGCGGCCTATATGCTCAAGACCACCATCTATCAACTATCGCCACCTCCGGCTGTTTCTACGGAAAATGCTCCCACCTCGATTGAGGAGTTTGGCGGTATTCAGTTTAGGGACAGCAATTCGGAGGTCATCAAGCGCATATCCACGGACAAACTGTCGCAATATGTGGCCAACCTAAGATTT TGGATTTCTACGACCATACTTCAGCGTTTGGTCAAAGAGATCAATTATGTGGACGATGTTTTCCGCCAGCGAGCTCTGATTGACATTAAAATTGGATCTGTGAGTGTAGAGAGATTACGCAAAACAGCCGAGAACCAGCAGTTCGTGCAGACGTGTGCGCCCATGTTGCCCATGCTCTTACCTTTCCTGGACACCTTCAGCAACCAGGAATACCTGGTGCAGCGCATCAAGGAGCTTGCGCAGGGCTCTTGCATAGCTGACTACCGCTGGTACTCGGGCAAAACACACAACGGTCAGCAGCGGGACGAGCATTTGCCCACCGATGCAGCT ATaatattccatttattttgCGTGTACTTGGATAGCCAGTTGATGCCGTTGCCGCAGGGCGGCGGACGACCCTTTCACTCCCGCTACGTGTTAATTCGCGACGAGAAGAGCTCGACCAAGGACGTGGTGAACGCAGTTCACAACAAGGCCCACTGCGCCATTTTAAGTACCGGCAACCCACTTAACCCTAAATTTAACTTTATCAGCGACAAAGAACTACACAACTGCGTCTACGATAGGAATAACCTGTTCTACGTTATCATACAGTTCCTAATTTATATGCGACAGCACCAGGACTCTGCTCTGGAGTGCGTAAATCTTGGCAAAAGTGGTATCAACATCATGTGCGTCATCGAAGACTGA
- the CG13727 gene encoding uncharacterized protein: protein MFASQGKLLLAFGLCLGLLLTIAHASAQNASKESESWQPMQPRKRQAIVKLDPVGSAVAKSYDPPPEFYRGPGSSSSKLDSTAAGFISKPIGALPPFGGAHGSQASDLNDNLSQAYDKWKLGGNIHDRISVGHYGSSGSAGKSYAYDSQPYQYDYGPSNGHGYEPGPAPGHTYSSSGEAGVPYHVYRPRPEHGHYPGPAVDYSYSSYPIDSHEIVSHKGSPEISPKALLAKSFLIPLASATVLGIAAALVSNPLLLQLAPVPGIGVGVGVGPTVVGKRRRRRRAVKRALRSGNTDAKLNSSI from the exons ATGTTCGCGTCCCAAGGGAAGTTACTTTTGGCCTTTGGCCTTTGCCTCGGTCTCCTTCTAACCATAGCGCACGCATCCGCACAGAACGCGTCCAAGGAATCAGAGTCCTGGCAGCCCATGCAGCCGCGGAAACGACAGGCTATCGTGAAACTGGACCCCGTGGGCTCCGCAGTAGCCAAGAGCTACGATCCTCCCCCGGAGTTCTACCGCGGACCGGGCTCATCGTCATCCAAGTTGGATAGCACTGCAGCTGGCTTCATATCCAAGCCCATTGGTGCGCTGCCGCCTTTTGGAGGAGCTCATGGCTCCCAAGCTAGTGACCTAAATGATAACCTTAGCCAGGCCTATGATAAGTGGAAACTAGGTGGGAATATACACGATCGAATAAGCGTGG GGCATTATGGCAGCAGTGGAAGTGCTGGCAAAAGTTACGCCTATGACAGTCAACCTTATCAGTATGACTACGGACCATCCAACGGACATGGCTATGAGCCAGGACCTGCTCCTGGGCACACCTACTCCTCCAGCGGAGAGGCAGGGGTGCCATACCACGTTTATCGACCTCGACCCGAACATGGCCACTACCCGGGGCCAGCAGTGGATTACTCCTACAGCTCCTACCCCATCGACTCCCACGAGATAGTCTCCCACAAGGGATCGCCAGAGATCTCACCAAAGGCCTTGCTGGCCAAAAGCTTCCTGATTCCGCTGGCCAGTGCCACCGTTCTGGGCATCGCCGCCGCCCTGGTCAGTAATCCTCTCCTGCTGCAACTAGCTCCTGTTCCGGGGATCGGTGTGGGAGTGGGTGTCGGACCTACAGTCGTTGGCAAACGAAGAAGGAGAAGAAGGGCAGTGAAGCGGGCTTTACGATCAGGGAATACTGATGCAAAACTGAATAGCTCTATCTAA